A stretch of DNA from Actinomycetes bacterium:
GACCCCGAACCGCTCCAAGAACCCCTGGTCCACCACGTTGCCGGTATCCCAAAGGTGGGTCACCCGCGGGTCGACCATGCCCGCTCCGTCGATCTCGGAGCGGGTGTCGAGCGCCCACCGCTTGACCCAGACAGCATAGACCCGCAGCCGGGCGTCCCGGTAGCGCTGGAGGATGTTCTGGGCTGCCCACCTGGCGCCCGCAAGGCACTCTCCTCAGGTGGGGGCCAGGGCCAGCACCAGCCGGGGCAGCCCCTGGTCGGCGTTGAACCGTGCCTGCAGCTGGCCGGCGTCGCGAAGGTCGACGACGGCTAACCCGGCTGGTCGGGCCTGGCCACGGCCCAGTGCCCGCGCCTGCTCGCTGGCCAGCCACAAGGCCCGCTTGGCGACCAGCGGCGGGCCACACAGCGGCGTCTACACCACCCTGGCGCCCCACCACCCGCGGCGGCGGGTCACCCGCCAGGTTGCCTCCCCGACCGCCTGGACGCCGAAGGTCTGCTCGGTGTCGCGCCGGACGGCGTCCAAGTCGACGCCGAGGATCCCCAGCAACTCGGCGTCACTGGGCCGCGGCGCCGGCACCACCCCCTGTTCGGCCAGGCGACGTAGCGCGGCCCGGGCCGCTGCCAGCTGCATCCATGGGCCCGCAGCACCCCGGCGGCGCCACTCCGGCCCTCGGCCAGCACGCCGAGCAGGGACATGCTCGGGGCCGAGGTAGCGGTGGCCGAACCGTTCGGCCTCCTCCCGGGCCAGGTCCAGAACCCGGCGGGCCTGCTCACTACGCTGGGTCACCCTTACGACCTCCGAAAGCCGAACCGACGGCCAGCGTACTTGTGGGTGCACGGCCTGCTTGGTGACTCCCAACCGGGCCGCGATCTGCTGCCACGCCCAACCCTTGGCGCGGGCGTTCTCCACCTGCAGCGCCTCCAGCACCTCCACCAGGCCGCGCAGGGCCGCCACCGCGGCCAGCCCCACCTCTGGGTCCTGGCTGCTGGTCGCCGCCGCCACCTGGGTCACCTCGCCTGGGGCCGCCTCACCCATGACGTCAATCTAACATTGACCCCTTCCCGACGTCAATCACCGTTGACTCGTCCTCAGCCGGTGCGCACCGGCAGCCCACGCTCGCCTAGCACCCAGGCGTCGCTCTGGCCGCCGGACCCTATGTATCCCTGCTGGAATGCCAGCAGCGCCCTACTCCGCCTGGCGGGCGCCGAGCGGCCGCCGCTACCGGGTCGAAGCCTGCAAGGGCCACCGGCCTCCACCGATCGCGGGCAGCGGCACGGCCTCCTAGCGGCGCGACGGGTCGTCCCTGCGGGCGCCGAGATGCGGCTCGACGCGGCTGCTCATGACTGGGTGCCGGCAATCTGGAGGGCCTCCTGCCGATCACGGCAGTCGCGCAGGGCAACGATCCGCCCGTCGCGCACCGTGACCACGCTGTAGGCGCGGTCGTCCCCGCGCCGGCCGTAGTAGGCGTCCACCCCAGGCGTGCGCACGCCGACCATGACCAGCTCGCCGCTGCTGGTGACCTCGTCGAGCTCGGCCCGCAAGCCGTGCTCGGCCCAGTGCCGCAGCACCTGCTCCAGCTCGTGGCGGCCGTGGCAGACCTGCGGGGTGGGGCGCTCGAGAGTGGGATCCAAGTAGGTCCATTCCAGGTCCGGATCGACGAGCTCCAGCATCGCGGCCAGGTCGCCGTCGGCGTAGGCCTGGTAGGCGCGTCGGATCAGGTCGGCGTTCTCGTTCGACATGCGGGTGCTCCTCCTCCTGCGTCATCGATCGACGGTGACGGTGGGGCCGAAGCCCCAATGAGGAGGCGGCGCTCGAGCCGGGGCCGAGCCTTGGTCGGCTCGGCGACGGCGCACAGCAACCGGCGGGTGTCCAGCCGGTCCACCCGTCCGGTCCCCTGGCGGGGGTGCGCCGGGGGTTCAGCGTCAGCCGAAGGGTCGCATCTCGTCGGTCAGTATCGACCGCGTTGGGCTGCGAGGCAATGGATATTCTGGCGCCACATTTCAAGAGCGCGCTTCATCGGTGGTGTCCCTCAGGTGTTCCAGGAGTTCCCAGGATGGCGCATAGTGCCCGGGTGACGCCCAGTCGCTCACCCAGATCCGCCGCTCCCGCCGCCGCGTCAGCCGAGGCGGCGTTGCAGTTCGCAGAGGCACTTGCGCGCTCCTGCGCTGCGGCGCTCGGGGACACCGTCGCCGGGGTGATCCTGCACGGCTCCCTGACCCTCGTCGACTACCTCCCGGGTTGCAGCGACGTTGATCTGCTGGTCGTCGTGGACGATCCCCTCACCGAGCGGCAGCTGGCTGCGCTCACCGAGGCCGCGGGGAGGCACCGGCCGCAGGCGCCGGGCCGGGTCGACCTGCGGGTGGTCACCCGCCAGGTCGCGGCCGCGCCGACACCGGCGCCGCCAATGGAGGCCTACATCGAGCTCGCGCCGGGTTCCGGGTCGGGCGTGCAGGTGGAGCGCCGCCATCCGGGAGAACCCGATCTGGTGGTCGAGTTCTCGATGTGCCGCGCCCACGGCCGGAGCCTGGTGGGTGCGGCGCCGGCCGAGCTGCTCGGCGAGGTCCCAGCCGAGTGGGTGCTGGCCGTCGGCGATGACCAGTTGGCCGCCTGGGAGGCGATCGGCGACGACCCCAAGCACGCACAGCTGACGGTGCTGACGGCGTGCCGGGTGTGGCGCTTTGCCGAGGAGGGACGCCACTGCTCCAAGACCGCGGCCGGGGAGTGGGCGCTCCGGCGTGATCCCACACTCCAGGTGGTTCGTGACGCCCTCCAGCAGCGCCGCGGCGACCCGACAGCCCCGATCGACCCAGCACAGGTCCGTCAGCTCTTGGCGGTCGTTCGAGCCCGGCTTGCCGAGGCGCGCGACGGCACCTAGATGCGGCGCCACGTTGGGTGGCAGCCAGGGCCTGCTCAGATTGCCGCCGAAGGCGGCGCGGATCGCAGGTCCGCTCTAAGGTGCGGCCGCTCGACTCATTCCG
This window harbors:
- a CDS encoding Clp protease N-terminal domain-containing protein codes for the protein MGEAAPGEVTQVAAATSSQDPEVGLAAVAALRGLVEVLEALQVENARAKGWAWQQIAARLGVTKQAVHPQVRWPSVRLSEVVRVTQRSEQARRVLDLAREEAERFGHRYLGPEHVPARRAGRGPEWRRRGAAGPWMQLAAARAALRRLAEQGVVPAPRPSDAELLGILGVDLDAVRRDTEQTFGVQAVGEATWRVTRRRGWWGARVV
- a CDS encoding nuclear transport factor 2 family protein, which translates into the protein MSNENADLIRRAYQAYADGDLAAMLELVDPDLEWTYLDPTLERPTPQVCHGRHELEQVLRHWAEHGLRAELDEVTSSGELVMVGVRTPGVDAYYGRRGDDRAYSVVTVRDGRIVALRDCRDRQEALQIAGTQS
- a CDS encoding aminoglycoside adenylyltransferase domain-containing protein, which gives rise to MQFAEALARSCAAALGDTVAGVILHGSLTLVDYLPGCSDVDLLVVVDDPLTERQLAALTEAAGRHRPQAPGRVDLRVVTRQVAAAPTPAPPMEAYIELAPGSGSGVQVERRHPGEPDLVVEFSMCRAHGRSLVGAAPAELLGEVPAEWVLAVGDDQLAAWEAIGDDPKHAQLTVLTACRVWRFAEEGRHCSKTAAGEWALRRDPTLQVVRDALQQRRGDPTAPIDPAQVRQLLAVVRARLAEARDGT